From Fulvivirga lutea:
TGAAGTATTCACTATTGTGGAAGATGCAGCAATGCCTCCAGGTGGCTACCAAGCTTTCTACGAATACGTAGCAAAAAGGCTAAAGTACCCAGCACAAGCAAGAAGAATGGGTATCGAAGGAAAAGTGTACGTTCAGTTTGTTGTAGACAAAGACGGTTCACTTACTGAAGTACAGGCTGTGAAGGGTATTGGTGCCGGATGTGATGAAGAAGCTGTAAGAGTGCTTCAATCTGCACCAAAATGGAGTCCTCCAAAACAAAGAGGAAAACCAGTAAAGCAAAGAATTATATTACCTATCACATTTAAGTTAGGTTAAGACTTTAAAGGGCCAATTCAGATTTGGCCTTTTATTTTGAAATTTATAACTAATTTCTTAGTTTTATTATTTAATTAATAGTTAAATGAAAAAGAAATCAAAACAATCTGACCTTAGACGATATAGAGGGTTATTCTTCAATATTGGTTTGTTCATTTCAATGTCTGCTATAGTATTCGCCTTTGAATGGAAAAGCTATGAAGACATGGGTTTAGTAGACCTCAATTCAGTATCTGATGATTTTGAAGAATTACTTGAAATTCCACCCACAGAACAGCCACCACCTCCACCACCCAAAATCAAACAGCCTGAAATTATAGAAATTCCAGATGAAGAAGAGATTGAAGAAGAGATAGAGGTGGATCTTGATGTAGATATCACTGAAGAAACAGTAATTGAAGATATTATCATTGAAGAAGCTCCAGAAGAAGAAGTGGCAGACGAAGTATTCCAAATTGTAGAAGAACCTGCAACGCCTGTTGGAGGCTACCAATCGTTCTATGAGTACATTTCAAAGAACATTCGATACCCTGCACAAGCAAGGAGAATGGGTATAGAAGGTAGAGTATTTGTTCAGTTTGTGGTTGGGCCTAACGGAGAGATATCAGAAGTGGAAACTGTACGAGGAATTGGAGCCGGTTGCGATGAAGAAGCAGAAAGATTATTAAAAAGTGCACCAAATTGGAACCCTCCAAAGCAAAGAGGTAAAGCAGTGAAACAACGAATAATGGTTAGGTTAGTATTTCAATTAAACTAGGAAATAATAATCCCGCCCAACAGACCCGCTACTATTAGTAATGGTGAGGGTATTTTGGTGAACATAAGTATCAAAAATGTACTTATTGTTATACCAAAATTAAGATAATTAGGTTCTAACGGTAAAAATAAAATGATGGCCGCAGCTATTACCATTCCCGAGCTAACGGCATTTATACCTTCAAGTGAAGCCTTCACTCTTCTATATTTTTTCAAGCTATCCCAAAATCTGATAACAAAAAATATTAAAAATGCTCCGGGCAAAAATATTCCGAGCGAGGCAGAAATGGCACCCACAATTTCTCCACCTACCCCATACTCTCGCATAGAAAGAGAACCTACGTATGCACAAAACGAAAATACCGGACCCGGAAGTGATTGCATTAGTGCATATCCTGATAAAAATTCCTCAGAGGTTAAATACTGCTTAAACTCTACGAACTCGGTATATAAAAAAGGTATAAGTACCTGTCCACCTCCAAATATTAAACTCCCATTTCGATAAAAATTTTCAAATAACCTTACGGGCAATGCCCTGGTTAGTCCACCTAAAGCTGCAGCTAGTACAAACACCGATGCCCATAAAATAAAATTGCCCCACTGAATTTTAATTTTATCTTTCTCTTCAATCGCATGGGCTTTATAATTTAAAGAGGTAATTAATCCCCCTGCCACCAGCACAATCGGGAAAACATAGGGCGAACCAAAGAAAAGTGACACAATCGCTGAGGCTATCATTAACCCAAAACCTAATGTAGAATGAATTACCTTCTTCGCAATCTTATAACCGGCAAATGCCACAAAGCCTACAGCCATAGGCTGAATGAATCGCGTGAATTCAATGGAAATATTCTGTTCCTGCAAATTAGAAATGGTAATCGCAGCTATTGTCATAATAGTTACAGCAGGTACCATCCAGATTAATAATGTTAGGTAAGCCAAATTAGGCCCACCAATTTTAAAACCAACTGCAGTGATAGTCTGGGTTGAGGTAGGGCCTGGTAATATATTGCAGAGAGCATTAAGCTCAATTAGATCCTCCTCAGAGAGATATCCTCGTTTCTTGACCAGTAGATCAAGAAACATAGCAATATGCGCCTGAGGGCCTCCGAAAGCAGTTACAGCGAGTATTAAAACATCCCGTAGAAAGATATAGTATCGTACCTTTCTAAACAAAGCCTATTTCTTAAGGCCTATTTCTGCTAACCTCTCGCTCAAAAACTCACCAGCTGTGATATCTTCAAACTGTTTGGGGTTGTTTTCATCAACACATTCAGGTAAGCAAGTTAAATCCATGTCACTTCTTGGGTGCATAAAAAATGGTATTGAATACCTACTGGTTTTCATTTTATCTTTTGGCGGATTAACCACTCGATGAATGGTAGATTTTAATTTTCCATTAGTATGTCTTTCCAACATGTCACCAACATTTACTACCAATTGCTCAGGTAACGCGGTAATTGGTATCCACTGTCCATCTCTTCGAAGTACTTGAAGCCCATCTGCGCTGGCTCCCATTAGAAGCGTAATAAGATTTATATCGCCATGCTCTGCTGCTCTTACTGCATCAGCAGGAACTTCTTCCGGGTTTTCAATAGGGAAATAGTGTATTGGCCTCAAAATACTGTTGCCATTTTTAACTTTATCATCAAAGTAAGTTTCTTCAAGACCAAGATATAATGCTATTGCACGTAACATATAAACACCAGTCTTTTCCAAACTTTGGTATACCTCCAATCCTATTTCCTTTAATTCAGGAACTTCATCAACCCATACATTATCAGGGTATTCTTCTTTTATAGGATCTCCATCAGTAACCTCTTGGCCAACATGAAAAAACTCCTTTAAATCTCCGGTTGTTCTTCCTTTAGCATGTTCTTTTCCTTTACCTATGTAACCCCTTTGCCCTGCTAAGCCCTCAATTTCATACTTTTGTTTTATGGATTCATCCAATGAAAAGAATTTCTTTATTGCTGCATAAAGCTGTTCAGATTTCTTATCAGATAAGAAATGGTTTTTCACTGCAACAAAACCGATACTGTTGTATGCATCGCCTAAAGCTTGAACAAATTTGTTCTTTCTTTCCTGATCGCCCTCTATAAAATCAGCTAAATCTAAAGAAGGTATTTCGTTGTATAATTTACTACTCATAGGTTTAATAGGTTCGTCAATCGAGATACTAAAATTATTCATTTCTCAGTGAATAATCTTCCTTTAAAACAAAAAACCCTGATCAATGACCAGGGTTTATTTGTTCCTCATATAGGTACTTAAACCTTTATTTCTACATCAACTCCACTTGGTAGCTCAAGCTTCATTAGAGCATCAACAGTTTTTGTACTGTTAGAATAGATATCAACTAGTCTTTTGTAAGTACATAGTTGAAACTGCTCTCTTGATTTCTTGTTTACGTGTGGAGATCTCAATACAGTAAATTTCTCTTTCACTGTTGGTAAAGGAATTGGCCCATTTACTACAGCTCCTGTAGTTTTTACCGCTCTTACAATCTTCTCTGAAGACTTGTCAACCAAATTATGATCGTAAGATTTTAATTTTATTCTTATTTTCTGATTCATAATTAAATTCTTTAAGCTAATTGACCTTTAGTATCGGCAATTACTGTATCTGCAATATTTTTAGGAACTGGATCGTAGTGAGAGAATGTTAATGAAGCAGTCGCTCTACCAGAACTCATGGTTCTTAGGTCAGTAACATAACCAAACATCTCTGATAATGGAACGTTTGATTTAATTACTGTAGCAGTACCTCTTGTATCCATACCTCTCATGATACCTCTTCTTCTGTTCAAGTCACCAGTGATAGCACCTGTGTACTCTTCAGGAGTTACAACTTCAACCGACATGATTGGCTCTAACAATACCGGAGCTGCTTTCTTAGCTGCTTCTTTAAAGCCTAACCTTGCTGCCATCTCAAATGAAAGGGCATCAGAATCCACATCGTGGAATGATCCGTGGAATAATCTTACTTTCATTGTTTCGATTGGGTATCCAGCTAAAGGACCATTTTTCATAGCCTCTCTAAAACCTTTTTCAATCGCTGGAATAAATTCTTTAGGAATTACACCACCAACAATGTTATTCACAAACTGCAAACCTTCACCTTCGAAATCTTCATCCTTTGGTCCTAGGTCGAATACGATATCCGCAAACTTACCTTTACCACCTGATTGCTTTTTGTAAACTTCTTTGTGCTCAACAGTAGATTGAATTGTCTCTTTGTAAGCAACCTGAGGAGCTCCCTGGTTGATTTCAACTTTGAATTCTCTCTTTAATCTGTCGATAATAATATCTAAGTGAAGTTCACCCATACCTTTAAGGATAGTCTGACCAGTTTCGTGGTTAGTTTCTACCTGAAGTGTTGGATCTTCTTCAACAAGCTTAGAAATAGCCATACCTAGTTTATCAACATCTGCCTGTGTTTTTGGCTCAATGGCATATCCGATAACTGGCTCAGGGAATACCATTGATTCAAGAACGATCTTAGATTTCTCATCACAAAGTGTATCTCCAGTTTTAATATCTTTAAAACCAACAACCGCTCCGATATCACCGCAATACAGTTGATCGATTTGGTTTTGCTTATTAGCGTGCATCTGGAAAATTCTAGAAATACGCTCTTTTTTATCTGTTCTTGTATTGTATACATAAGAACCTGACTCAAGTATACCAGAGTAAGATCTCACGAAACAAAGTCTACCAACAAATGGGTCAGTAGCAATTTTGAAAGCAAGTGCAGCAAAAGGTTCATCTGTATCTGGCTTTCTTGTAATTTTTTCTTCAGTGTCTGGATTTGTACCAACGATATTGTCTCTATCAAGAGGTGAAGGAAGTAATTCCATCACGTAGTTCAACATCGTCTGAACACCTTTGTTCTTAAATGCAGAACCACACAACATCGGAACGAATGCCAAGTCAATAGTAGCGGCTCTTAATGCAGCAACAATTTCGTCTCTAGAGATAGAATCCGGATCATCGAAGAATTTCTCCATTAGATTCTCATCGTACTCAGCAACAGCTTCAACTAATTGCTCTCTGTAATGCTGAACGTCATCTACCATATCAGCCGGGATTTCAACTTCTTCGTAAGTCATTCCCATATCTTCTTCATTCCAAACCATTGCCTTGTTTTCAACAAGATCAACCACTCCTTTGAAATTATCTTCCGCTCCGATAGGTAATTGAAGAGGTACAGACTTTGTACCTAACATTTCTTTTACTTGCTTACATACGTTTAAGAAGTCAGCACCAGATCTGTCCATTTTATTAACAAACCCAATACGAGCTACTTTATAGTTATCAGCAAGCCTCCAGTTAGTTTCAGACTGTGGCTCAACACCATCAACAGCTGAAAATAAGAATACTAAACCATCTAAAACACGTAACGATCTGTTTACCTCTACAGTAAAATCAACGTGTCCTGGAGTATCTATAATGTTTATGTGATATTGGTCGCCTTTGTATGGCCAGAATACTGTTGTAGCAGCAGAAGTAATGGTAATACCTCTTTCTTGCTCTTGCTCCATCCAGTCCATAGTGGCAGCACCATCATGAACTTCACCTATTTTGTGACTAACTCCTGTATAATAAAGTATACGTTCTGTAGTCGTAGTTTTACCCGCATCAATATGCGCAGCGATACCAATGTTACGAGTAAACCTTAAATCTCTCTTTGCCATTTATACTTAATTAAAATCTGAAATGAGAAAATGCTTTATTTGCTTCTGCCATTCTGTGCGTATCATCTTTTTCTTGATAGCAGCACCTTCACCTTTAGAAGCTGAAATTATTTCACCAGCAAGACGATCAACCATTGTCTTCTCTCCTCTTAATCTTGAGTAACGGATCATCCACTTAATTCCTAATGAAATCTTTCTATCTGGTCTAACTTCCATTGGTACTTGAAAAGTAGCTCCACCTACTCTTCTACTTTTCACCTCAACAGAAGGCATAATGTTGTTCAACGCTTTCTTCCAGGTTTCAAGACCATTCTCACCTGTTTTGCTTTCTACTTTTGCAACTGCATCGTAGAATATGCTGTAGGCAATACTCTTCTTCCCGTCTACCATTAGGTAGTTAACAAATTTTGTCACCAAAGTATCACCGAACTTTGGATCAGGAAGAATATATCTCTTTTTTGGTTTAGCTTTTCTCATTCTTTATTTATGATTTATTTTTTAGGGCGTTTTGCACCGTATTTTGATCTTCTCTGTGTTCTACCATTTACACCAGCTGTGTCTAATGCACCTCTAATGATATGGTATCTTACACCTGGTAAATCTTTAACTCTTCCTCCTCTAATAAGAACAATAGAGTGTTCCTGCAAGTTGTGACCTTCTCCTGGAATATAAGCGTTAACCTCTTTTCCATTTGTAAGCCTCACCCTTGCAACTTTTCTCATTGCAGAGTTAGGTTTTTTTGGTGTGGTGGTATATACTCTTGTACACACTCCTCTTCTCTGAGGGCAAGAGTCAAGAGCGGGAGATTTTGACTTTGACATCAATTTGGTTCTACCCTTTCTTACCAATTGTTGAATAGTAGGCATTTATTAAATATTTTACTTTAATTTTATTCGTTTCTAAAATTCGGACTGCAAAGGTACTAAAGCAGTGATATTTATCAAATACTTTAGCATAAATATATTTAACAAGAAATGGTATGCGATTTTCACCGCATACCACCTCTCATATTTTATTTAATTTATTAGGCTTCCCCTACCGTTCCACCGAAATTAATCGGGAATTTGGGAGCTTCTTCCGTCTTTTTAATCTCACCAAAATTGTCTTCATACTTCTGTATGTTCTCTTTCAGTGCTAGCATTAGACGTTTAGCATGCTCAGGTGTTACAACAATTCTGGATTTTACCTTTGCCTTAGGTACCCCCGGCATTAATCTGATAAAATCAATCACAAACTCACTGTTAGAGTGTGCAATCATTGCCAAATTAGCATATACACCTTCTGCTACCTCTTCAGACAACTCAATGTTTATCTGATTAGGGTTCGCCTTTTTATCCTTTTCTTCAGCCATTATTATTTATCCGCTTGAAGTTCCTTCTCACTGTTTGCTTCCTCATTGGCAGCAACCAAGTTATCGTACTCTTCAGGTGATGTAACTAGAACATCTTTAAATCTTCGCTGTCCAGTACCTGCAGGAATCAAGTGTCCAACAATAACGTTTTCTTTCAATCCAAGAAGACCATCAGCCTTTCCTCTGATAGCTGCTTCACTAAGTACCTTAGTTGTTTCCTGGAATGAAGCTGCTGATAAGAAACTTTCTGTTTTCAATGAAGCCTGAGTAATACCTTGCAATACAGGTTTTGAAACTGCTGATAATGCATCACGCACTTCAACTAATTTTAGATCTTTTCTCTTTAATGTAGAGTTCTCATCTCTAAGTTCTCTTGGAGAAATGATCTGACCTGGCTTGAAGTTTTCAGAGTCTCCTGCGTCAGTCACAACTTTCTTATCTAATACTCTATCATTCTCTTCGGCAAATACAAATTTATCTACACTCTCATTCGTTAAGAATGTTGTATCTCCCGGATCAAGAATCATAACTTTCTGCATCATTTGGCTAACAATTGCTTCAATGTGCTTATCATTAATTTTCACACCTTGAAGTCTGTATACCTCCTGAATTTCATTTACCAAGTATTCCTGAACAGCTGTTGGTCCTTTAATGGCCAAGATATCAGCTGGAGTAATAGCTCCATCAGAAAGTGGGTAACCTGCTTTCACGAAGTCATTATCCTGAACAAGAATGTGCTTAGAAAGTGATACTAAATATCTCTTCTTAATACCATCCTTAGACTCGATAAAGATTTCTCTGTTACCTCTCTTAATTCCACCGTAAGTAACAACACCATCAATTTCAGAAACTACAGCTGGGTTAGAAGGGTTTCTAGCTTCGAAAAGCTCAGTTACTCTTGGAAGACCCCCTGTAATATCTCTTGATTTACCCATGCTTCGAGGAATTTTGGCTAGTATTTGACCTGCCTTAATTTTATCTCCGTTATCAACTGCTAAGTGAGCTCCTACCGGAATGTTATATCCTTTAGACTCGTCTTTGGCGTTTACAATAACTGCCGGGTTCTTAGTTTTATCCTTAGTATCGGTAATTACTTTCTCTCTGTGACCAGTTTGCTCATCAGATTCTTCTTTATAAGTAATACCTTCAATAATTGATTCAAACTCAATAGTTCCATCAAATTCTGATAGAATAACCGCGTTGTAAGGATCCCAATAAACAAGCTCCTGTCCTTTCTCCACTTTATCACCATCTTTCACTTTTATGAAAGCTCCATAAGGAACGTGATTTGAGATAAGTACTTGTTTTTTCTTTGGATCAACAACCTTTACTTCACCTGTTCTACCCATAACAACCTCAACTTTCTCACCATCTTTATTGGTAGTCTTGATTGTTCTTATTCCTTCAGTTTCGATTACACCATCAAATTTAGCTTTGATGTTGGCATCTACAGCAATGTTAGAAGCAGTACCACCAACGTGGAATGTTCTAAGTGTAAGCTGTGTACCTGGTTCACCAATTGACTGTGCGGCAATTACACCTACAGACTCACCAGCTTGAACCATTCTACCAGTTGCCAAGTTACGTCCGTAACATTTAGCACAACCACCTTGCTTAGTTTCACACGTTAATACTGATCTAATTTCAACTTCTTCGATGCTAGTTTCATCGATTCGGTTAGTGATTTCTTCAGTAATTTCTTCGCCACTAGCACAGATCAATTCATCTGTAATTGGATCGAAGATATCGTGTACAGAAACTCTACCAAGTATTCTTTCAGATAATGGTTCAACAACATCTTCATTATCTTTTAATGCAGCCACTGTTAAGCCTCTTAGAGTACCACAATCTTCCTCAGTGATCACTAAATCCTGAGCAACATCTACAAGACGTCTAGTTAAGTAACCAGCATCAGCCGTTTTAAGAGCTGTATCTGCAAGACCTTTTCTAGCACCGTGAGTTGAGATAAAGTACTCTAATACATCCAGACCTTCTTTAAAGTTAGATAAGATCGGGTTTTCAATGATCGCACCCACTGAACCTGCAAGGTTCTTCTGCGGTTTCGCCATCAATCCTCTCATACCACCTAACTGTCTGATTTGCTCTCTTGAACCTCTCGCTCCCGAGTGCATCATCATGTAAATTGAGTTAAACCCTTGGTCATCTTCTTCAAGACGAGTCATTAGAGTATTAGTCAATTGTGTGTTTATTCTAGTCCAGATATCAATTACCTGATTATAACGCTCGTTATCAGTGATAAGACCCATTAAGTAGTTTTGCCATACAGCATCAACTTCTTGTTTAGCCTGCTCAACTAATGCTTCTTTTTCCGGTGGAATAGCCACATCGTTAAGTCCCATTGAAAGACCTCCTTTGTAAGCCATTTGGAAACCAAGTTCTTTAATATCATCTAAGAACTGTGCTGTTCTAGCCATTCCAGTGATTTTGAATACATCAGAAATAATCTTCTGAAGTTTCTTCTTAGTCAACAACTCATCAACGAAACCTACTTCCTCAGGAACAGACTCGTTAAATAGAACTCTACCAGCTACTGTTTCAATAACTTTAGTTTCTAGCTCTCCATTGGCATTTCTCACCTTAGTTCTTACTTTGATGTGCGCATGCTTAGAAAGAATTCCTTCATTCATAGCAATGATTACTTCCTCTGAACTATAGAACATCATGCCTTCACCATTTACCTTTTCTTCTTTCGTGCTCTTTCTACCTTTAGTTACGTAGTAAAGACCAAGAACCATATCCTGAGAAGGTACAGCAATTGGTGCACCGTTAGCAGGGTTAAGGATGTTGTGAGAAGAAAGCATTAATAATGATGCCTCCAATATAGCTTCCTGACCAAGAGGAACGTGTACGGCCATCTGGTCACCGTCAAAGTCAGCGTTAAATGCTGTACATACTAACGGATGTAATTGGATTGCTTTACCTTCAATTAGTTTTGGTTGGAAAGCCTGGATACCTAATCTGTGAAGGGTTGGAGCACGGTTTAGAAGAACAGGATGTCCTTTCAATACGTTTTCCAAAATATCCCAAACAACAGGATCCTTTCTATCAACTATTTTCTTTGCAGACTTAACAGTCTTAACAATTCCTCTTTCGATTAACTTTCTAATGATAAACGGCTTGAATAATTCAGCTGCCATATCTTTAGGAAGACCACACTCGTGTAGTTTTAGCTCAGGTCCTACTACAATAACCGAACGGCCAGAGTAGTCAACCCTTTTACCTAATAAGTTCTGACGGAATCTACCTTGCTTACCTTTAAGCATATCACTTAAAGATTTCAACGCTCTGTTTCCATCTGATCTTACAGCATTTACTTTTCTAGAGTTATCGAATAATGAATCAACCGCCTCTTGAAGCATACGTTTCTCATTTCTAAGAATTACTTCTGGAGCTTTGATATCGATAAGTCTCTTAAGACGGTTATTTCTGATAATAACCCTTCTGTAAAGATCATTTAAATCAGAAGTAGCGAAACGACCACCATCTAATGGCACTAATGGACGTAATTCCGGTGGAATTACTGGAACCATTTTAATCACCATCCACTCTGGTCTGTTTTCTATTCTAGTTTTAGCCTCTCTGAATGCTTCTACAACTTTCAATCTCTTTAAAGCTTCCGCTTTTCTTTGCTGTGAAGTATCAGTAGCAGCTTGATGTCTTAGATCATAAGATAATGTATCTAAATCGATACGAGCTAATAGCATTTCAAGAGACTCTGCTCCCATTTTAGCTATAAACTTGTTAGGATCATCATTATCTAACAATTGGTTTTCTCTTGGAAGCTTATCTAGAATATCTAAATATTCATCTTCTGTCAAGAAGTCCATCATTGCCAAACCATCTTCTTCTTTAATACCTGGTTGAATAACCACATATCTTTCGTAATAGATGATTTGGTCTAGTTTCTTAGTAGGTAAACCTAATAAGTAACCAATTTTATTAGGAAGAGACTTGAAGTACCAAATGTGAGCTACAGGCACAACTAATTCGATGTGACCCATTCTCTCTCTTCTTACTTTCTTTTCAGTAACCTCTACACCACAACGGTCGCAGATGATACCTTTATATCTAATTCTCTTGTATTTTCCACAATGACATTCCCAGTCTTTCACAGGTCCGAAAATACGCTCACAGAACAATCCACCCATTTCCGGCTTATATGTTCTGTAGTTGATTGTTTCCGGCTGAGTAACTTCTCCGTGTGAGCTCTCTAAAATAGACTCAGGAGATGCTAAACTGATGGTAACCTTAGAAAAATCGAGGTCTAGCTTTTTATTCTTTCTGAATGACATAGTTTGTTTATTTATTTCAATAACCAAGGCGCAAGGCCTTGGTTTGAATTTTAATTATTTAGTCTAAAG
This genomic window contains:
- a CDS encoding energy transducer TonB; translated protein: MKKKSKQSDLRRYRGLFFNIGLFISMSAIVFAFEWKSYEDMGLVDLNSVSDDFEELLEIPPTEQPPPPPPKIKQPEIIEIPDEEEIEEEIEVDLDVDITEETVIEDIIIEEAPEEEVADEVFQIVEEPATPVGGYQSFYEYISKNIRYPAQARRMGIEGRVFVQFVVGPNGEISEVETVRGIGAGCDEEAERLLKSAPNWNPPKQRGKAVKQRIMVRLVFQLN
- the chrA gene encoding chromate efflux transporter, coding for MFRKVRYYIFLRDVLILAVTAFGGPQAHIAMFLDLLVKKRGYLSEEDLIELNALCNILPGPTSTQTITAVGFKIGGPNLAYLTLLIWMVPAVTIMTIAAITISNLQEQNISIEFTRFIQPMAVGFVAFAGYKIAKKVIHSTLGFGLMIASAIVSLFFGSPYVFPIVLVAGGLITSLNYKAHAIEEKDKIKIQWGNFILWASVFVLAAALGGLTRALPVRLFENFYRNGSLIFGGGQVLIPFLYTEFVEFKQYLTSEEFLSGYALMQSLPGPVFSFCAYVGSLSMREYGVGGEIVGAISASLGIFLPGAFLIFFVIRFWDSLKKYRRVKASLEGINAVSSGMVIAAAIILFLPLEPNYLNFGITISTFLILMFTKIPSPLLIVAGLLGGIIIS
- a CDS encoding isopenicillin N synthase family dioxygenase is translated as MSSKLYNEIPSLDLADFIEGDQERKNKFVQALGDAYNSIGFVAVKNHFLSDKKSEQLYAAIKKFFSLDESIKQKYEIEGLAGQRGYIGKGKEHAKGRTTGDLKEFFHVGQEVTDGDPIKEEYPDNVWVDEVPELKEIGLEVYQSLEKTGVYMLRAIALYLGLEETYFDDKVKNGNSILRPIHYFPIENPEEVPADAVRAAEHGDINLITLLMGASADGLQVLRRDGQWIPITALPEQLVVNVGDMLERHTNGKLKSTIHRVVNPPKDKMKTSRYSIPFFMHPRSDMDLTCLPECVDENNPKQFEDITAGEFLSERLAEIGLKK
- the rpsJ gene encoding 30S ribosomal protein S10, which produces MNQKIRIKLKSYDHNLVDKSSEKIVRAVKTTGAVVNGPIPLPTVKEKFTVLRSPHVNKKSREQFQLCTYKRLVDIYSNSTKTVDALMKLELPSGVDVEIKV
- the fusA gene encoding elongation factor G gives rise to the protein MAKRDLRFTRNIGIAAHIDAGKTTTTERILYYTGVSHKIGEVHDGAATMDWMEQEQERGITITSAATTVFWPYKGDQYHINIIDTPGHVDFTVEVNRSLRVLDGLVFLFSAVDGVEPQSETNWRLADNYKVARIGFVNKMDRSGADFLNVCKQVKEMLGTKSVPLQLPIGAEDNFKGVVDLVENKAMVWNEEDMGMTYEEVEIPADMVDDVQHYREQLVEAVAEYDENLMEKFFDDPDSISRDEIVAALRAATIDLAFVPMLCGSAFKNKGVQTMLNYVMELLPSPLDRDNIVGTNPDTEEKITRKPDTDEPFAALAFKIATDPFVGRLCFVRSYSGILESGSYVYNTRTDKKERISRIFQMHANKQNQIDQLYCGDIGAVVGFKDIKTGDTLCDEKSKIVLESMVFPEPVIGYAIEPKTQADVDKLGMAISKLVEEDPTLQVETNHETGQTILKGMGELHLDIIIDRLKREFKVEINQGAPQVAYKETIQSTVEHKEVYKKQSGGKGKFADIVFDLGPKDEDFEGEGLQFVNNIVGGVIPKEFIPAIEKGFREAMKNGPLAGYPIETMKVRLFHGSFHDVDSDALSFEMAARLGFKEAAKKAAPVLLEPIMSVEVVTPEEYTGAITGDLNRRRGIMRGMDTRGTATVIKSNVPLSEMFGYVTDLRTMSSGRATASLTFSHYDPVPKNIADTVIADTKGQLA
- the rpsL gene encoding 30S ribosomal protein S12, encoding MPTIQQLVRKGRTKLMSKSKSPALDSCPQRRGVCTRVYTTTPKKPNSAMRKVARVRLTNGKEVNAYIPGEGHNLQEHSIVLIRGGRVKDLPGVRYHIIRGALDTAGVNGRTQRRSKYGAKRPKK
- a CDS encoding DUF3467 domain-containing protein — translated: MAEEKDKKANPNQINIELSEEVAEGVYANLAMIAHSNSEFVIDFIRLMPGVPKAKVKSRIVVTPEHAKRLMLALKENIQKYEDNFGEIKKTEEAPKFPINFGGTVGEA
- the rpoC gene encoding DNA-directed RNA polymerase subunit beta', with protein sequence MSFRKNKKLDLDFSKVTISLASPESILESSHGEVTQPETINYRTYKPEMGGLFCERIFGPVKDWECHCGKYKRIRYKGIICDRCGVEVTEKKVRRERMGHIELVVPVAHIWYFKSLPNKIGYLLGLPTKKLDQIIYYERYVVIQPGIKEEDGLAMMDFLTEDEYLDILDKLPRENQLLDNDDPNKFIAKMGAESLEMLLARIDLDTLSYDLRHQAATDTSQQRKAEALKRLKVVEAFREAKTRIENRPEWMVIKMVPVIPPELRPLVPLDGGRFATSDLNDLYRRVIIRNNRLKRLIDIKAPEVILRNEKRMLQEAVDSLFDNSRKVNAVRSDGNRALKSLSDMLKGKQGRFRQNLLGKRVDYSGRSVIVVGPELKLHECGLPKDMAAELFKPFIIRKLIERGIVKTVKSAKKIVDRKDPVVWDILENVLKGHPVLLNRAPTLHRLGIQAFQPKLIEGKAIQLHPLVCTAFNADFDGDQMAVHVPLGQEAILEASLLMLSSHNILNPANGAPIAVPSQDMVLGLYYVTKGRKSTKEEKVNGEGMMFYSSEEVIIAMNEGILSKHAHIKVRTKVRNANGELETKVIETVAGRVLFNESVPEEVGFVDELLTKKKLQKIISDVFKITGMARTAQFLDDIKELGFQMAYKGGLSMGLNDVAIPPEKEALVEQAKQEVDAVWQNYLMGLITDNERYNQVIDIWTRINTQLTNTLMTRLEEDDQGFNSIYMMMHSGARGSREQIRQLGGMRGLMAKPQKNLAGSVGAIIENPILSNFKEGLDVLEYFISTHGARKGLADTALKTADAGYLTRRLVDVAQDLVITEEDCGTLRGLTVAALKDNEDVVEPLSERILGRVSVHDIFDPITDELICASGEEITEEITNRIDETSIEEVEIRSVLTCETKQGGCAKCYGRNLATGRMVQAGESVGVIAAQSIGEPGTQLTLRTFHVGGTASNIAVDANIKAKFDGVIETEGIRTIKTTNKDGEKVEVVMGRTGEVKVVDPKKKQVLISNHVPYGAFIKVKDGDKVEKGQELVYWDPYNAVILSEFDGTIEFESIIEGITYKEESDEQTGHREKVITDTKDKTKNPAVIVNAKDESKGYNIPVGAHLAVDNGDKIKAGQILAKIPRSMGKSRDITGGLPRVTELFEARNPSNPAVVSEIDGVVTYGGIKRGNREIFIESKDGIKKRYLVSLSKHILVQDNDFVKAGYPLSDGAITPADILAIKGPTAVQEYLVNEIQEVYRLQGVKINDKHIEAIVSQMMQKVMILDPGDTTFLTNESVDKFVFAEENDRVLDKKVVTDAGDSENFKPGQIISPRELRDENSTLKRKDLKLVEVRDALSAVSKPVLQGITQASLKTESFLSAASFQETTKVLSEAAIRGKADGLLGLKENVIVGHLIPAGTGQRRFKDVLVTSPEEYDNLVAANEEANSEKELQADK